The Candidatus Desulfofervidus auxilii DNA segment TAAAGGACTTTGTTTCACTTGTCATCAAAAGACAAAGATAATAGTTCAACATAAGGGCTCTGCCTTGAAAGGAAACTTCTGCTTATCTTGCCACAATGCCCATTCCTCAAAAAAATCTCATTTATTAAGAACTTATGCTCATTCTCCTTATGCTAAAGGACAGTGTCAAAGTTGCCATCTCATGCAAGGTAAAAAGGTGGGTAAGGTAAAATCAGATAATCGTTTACTCTGTCTTACCTGTCATCCCCAGGTAGAAAATGCAGACCATTTTATTTATTCACATATCCAACTTACCCCTGGCTCAAATGTATGCCTTGATTGTCATACTCCCCATCTCTCTGATATAAAGCCTTCTTTAAAAGGAAGTCCCAAACAGATTTGTTTTTCCTGCCACAGAGATACAAAAAACAGGCTTCTTAGCAACTCACCAGGATTTAAATATAAACATCCAGAGGCAAAAAAGGGTAATTGCTTAGTCTGCCATCAGGGTCATGGGAGTAATAAGTTATTTTTATTGAAAGAAGGTGGTATAAACACTTGCACATCTTGTCACAAAAGACATGCTAGATTCACACATCCCATTGGAGAAAAGGCTATTGACCCAAGGTGTAAGACCAAAATGGATTGTGTCACCTGCCACCATCCCATGGGGGCAAAGGATATTTATAACATTATCTTTGACCACCGAGAGGAGCTTTGTATCCAATGTCACAAGATAAGCACATAAGGATTTATGGGTTATTATTTCTGTTTGTATTTTGGAGTCTTTGTCCTCGACTATCTTGGGCCGGTCTTAAGGGAAAGATAATAGCAGTAATTTACGGTGGAGAAAAAATAGGAGCCTTTAATCAACCCCAAGCAATGTATTTTGACCCTCAACGTAAAAGGCTCTATCTGGTGGATACCTTAAATGACCGCCTTCTTTCCTTTGATAATCAATATAAGTTTTTATCTGCTTTTAATGCTGGAGGGAAACTCAAAACCCCTTTAGCTATGGTAAGAGACAGAAAAGGACACATTATTGTTACCAATAAAGGTGACAAATCAGTCCTTATTATAAACGTGAAGGAGAAGAAGATAAAATCGCTTGACCTAAGTCATATTTATCCGCCTGTGGTCCCTCACTCTCTAGCCATAGCTTCCAATGGTTGCCTTTGTTTATTAGATAAAGCATACAAGCGTATCCTTATTTTTTCTCCTGAGACATACCAAGTTCAAAAAATAATTGAGGAAGAAGGATCCAGTGGATTCAGTGATATAAAGGTAAATAATAATTTAGTCTATGCCTTAGACCCCATTTTTAAAAAAGTCTTCATCTATAGCCAAAAAGGTAATGTTGTTGGTTCTATTCTCCTTAAAGGTGTAGCTTTCCCCATAAGTTTAGCTGTAGATAGAAGAGAACACTTATATATTTTAGATAGACATAAAGGAAAAGTTTTTATTTTTGATAAACAAGGAAAACCTATGGGAGAAATAGGGAAAAGAGGTTGGAAAGAGGGGAAACTTTATTGCCCTGGTTATATTTTTATAGACAATAAAAACATCCTCTATGTAGTAGACACAGGAAATAACAGAGTAGAAGTATTTAAGATAAAATGAAGAATTTGGACACAGATGAATGCAGATTATCAAGATTTTAAAAATAAAAAGAATTTTCTGCGGTTATCGGCGAAACACTATGTCCTATGTTTTTTTATATTTTGCATTTTTTTTAATATTTCTTATGCTCAGGAATCTCCTCCAAAAGCAAAAGTCAAGTTAGTTCCATATGTTTTGCATCTATTTGATTTGCGAGAAGGCATGGAAAGGACTGACCGTATTTCTTTCCCATCTTATGTAAGCGTAGATGAAATCAACAGAGAGATATATGTAGTAGACTCAGGACATGGCCGTATCATTATCTATACCCAAGACGGTTATCCTTTATATATTTTGGATAAAGATAATAATGTAGAAGCCCCTACTGGTCTGTGGATAGATGAAGATGGGTATATCTATCTGTGCCAAGTAAGGACAAAAGGTGAAGATAGAAGTAGAATTTCTATTTTTGACCCATGCTTAAAATGGGTAAGGGATATATTTTTTAAAGGTTTTGAGGAGGCAGATAAATTCAGACCAAGGACAGTAGCTGTGAGTAAAGATAAAAAAATTTATGTAAGTGGAGATGGTTTTAAAGGAGTAGTGGTTTTAGATAAAAACGGAGCTTTTTCTCATATCATTTCCCCTGAAGATGAACTATTAGGAATAAAAGACAAGGCAGATATTTGTGTGGTGTATATAGATAAAAATAACAGGATTTATCTTTTAAGTGAAGGATATGGACGTTGCTTTGTCTATGACAAAAGGGAAAACTTTCTTTTCAAATTCGGGCAAAAAGGTGGAAGCACAGGCAAGCTAAGCCGTCCTCGTGGTTTAGGAGTAGATGAAGCAAAACACTGGATTTATATAGTAGATTATATGCGCCATACTATCAGTGTTTACAAATATGAAAATGGTCAATATCTGTTTGAAATCGGAGGAAAAGGATGGGGACCTGGTTGGTTTCAATATCCTCAATACGTCTATGTTGACCAGCAACAAAGGCTTTTGGTCGCAGATACATTTAACCAGAGGATTCAAATCTTAAAGGTCAACGCTCGAGAAACGGGTGAAATAACTAAACCGAAGGCCCTTACCCCAGGGTTTCAGATCAAGTTAACCCCTGAAAAGAGTATAAAATGAGAGTATGCTTAATGTCCTATCAGGTGTAAATGGTTTTTTAGTTAGGTTTAAAGATATAGAAGAACTAAAAAAATTCAGTTACTTTTATCTCATCCTAGCTTAGTCCAAACTATTGGTGAAAAAGGAAGAGAAATGGTGGTTAAAAAATACAATTGGGAAGTTATTGGAAAAAGATTGAACCATTTATTTCTTTATGAAATCTAACAAACAAGCACTAAGAATTTTCAAAAATTTTGTTTCTCTTTTATTTCATTAAATTATAGGTTAAAAACAGCATTATGTCAAAAGCAAAGCAGTTTTGGGAATTTGCTATTCGCTCTATGAGACGTCGATTGGGAATAGAAATTACAGGAAGATTATTTTTGGCTAATCCCGTGAAATCAATACAAGGGTCCTTAAAATATAGGCACTATTTATCTAAAAAGGCACTACCCAAAGTTTCTTTAGAAAAAATCTTTCTTTCTCGTCCACTTTTTATAGGTGCATATTGCCAAAAACCCCCTGATTGCCCAACTAGACGGTTTAGTCATCAGTGTTTATTTGCAGAATCCCTAACTACACATTGCTCTTGCAAAGATTGTGAGCTTAAACAAATGGCAGAACTGGCTATGAGTCTTAAATGTCCTTTTTACATTATGACTACCGCTTTAGATGTGCTTTTAGATGTTTTTTTAAGGGAAAAATTTCCTTTTTTCTTGGTAATGATATGCAATTATGCCAAAGAGTTTTTTATACTTCCAGCCCTTGTTTTCGATATGAAAGGTTATTTTCTTAGTCTGGGGAAAGGAGGTTGCCGAAATTACCAAGAATTTTTATCTGCTGATAAAGGGCATAAACCAAATCAGACTTTTCTCTCCCCCATTGCTCACAGGACATTTATGAAATTGCGTAACCAAATTATGATTAACCCAAGCCATTATCAAAAATTCATTCTTAAAGAAAATTTTTATATACCTCCTGACTCATAGCTCATCCGTTTTCTGAGCAGCACCACTGCATAAGCAGCTATACCTTGGCCTTGACCTAAATAGCCAAGCCCTTCGGCAGTTTTTGCCTTTAAATTGATACACTCTAAAGGAATACCGAGTACAGCGGCAATCTCTTTTCTCATCTTCGGGAAATAGGGATTGAGTTTAGGGGCCTCTGCAACTATAGTGGCGTCAAGATTTATTATTATAAATTTTTGGGCCTGTAACATCTCTTGCACTTTGGCTAGCATTTTTAAACTAGAAATGCCTTTTAAACTAAGGTCAGTGTCTGGAAAGTGTTGACCAATATCCCCTTTCCCCATGGCTCCAAAGACGGCATCAATAACTGCATGAACCAATGCATCTCCATCTGAATGTCCCAATAATCCTTTGGGAAAAGGAATTTTTACTCCTCCTAAAATTAAAGGTCTTCCTTCTACTAAACGATGCACATCGAAACCAAATCCTATCCGCATGTAATTATTGCTTCTGCCCATTTTAAGTCTTCTATAGTAGTAATCTTGATATTATATGGCTCACCTAAAACAACATGCACTCTCACTCCTATTTTTTCCAACAGAGAAGCATCATCGGTAAATAGCCATTTTCTTGTCTGAGCCTGGACATAAGCCTCTTTTAAAAGGAGATATTTAAACCCTTGAGGAGTCTGAGCAGAATATAAGTAATCACGGGGTATGGTCTTTTTTATTACACTTCCTTCTACCCATTTAATGGTTTCCTTAACAGGCAAAGCAGGCACTACCGCTTCCCATTTATAAACCCCTTCTATCACCCTTTTTATCAAATTTTTTGAAACAAAAGGACGCACACCATCGTGGACAAGAACAATGTCTGTTTGCTTTATGGTCTTCAATCCTGCCCATACAGATGCCTGACGCGTTTTGCCGCCAAATATAACACATTTCACCTTTGAAAATTCTTTAGCAATATTATTGCTCTCTTGTTCCCATTTAGGATTTATCACTAATAGAATTTCATCAATAGCCGCGCTATATTGAAAGGCATAAAGTGTATGCCACAAAATAGGTTTTTCTTTCAATAAAAGAAATTGCTTGGGAATATCTTCTCCCATGCGCTTTCCTTCACCGGCAGCGACAATAATGGCAGTAACCAAGATTTCATATCCTCCTATGGTATCCCCAATTTTTCTTTTAAATCATCCAGCTTCATATTTTGGATAAAAAACATTTTTTCTCTTGCCTTTGCTCCAGAAATCAACTTTATTTCTTTTTTAGTTATACCCATGATTTTAGCCAACAAACTTATACAGGCCTGGTTGGCCTTGCCATTTTGCGGTGGCGCCTTCACTCTTAATCTTAACCTACCACCCTTTATACCTAAAATTTCATCCTGTTGTGCCTTGGGCTGGACCTTCACCTTAATGACCACTCCCTT contains these protein-coding regions:
- a CDS encoding NHL repeat-containing protein, producing the protein MSQDKHIRIYGLLFLFVFWSLCPRLSWAGLKGKIIAVIYGGEKIGAFNQPQAMYFDPQRKRLYLVDTLNDRLLSFDNQYKFLSAFNAGGKLKTPLAMVRDRKGHIIVTNKGDKSVLIINVKEKKIKSLDLSHIYPPVVPHSLAIASNGCLCLLDKAYKRILIFSPETYQVQKIIEEEGSSGFSDIKVNNNLVYALDPIFKKVFIYSQKGNVVGSILLKGVAFPISLAVDRREHLYILDRHKGKVFIFDKQGKPMGEIGKRGWKEGKLYCPGYIFIDNKNILYVVDTGNNRVEVFKIK
- a CDS encoding 6-bladed beta-propeller; the encoded protein is MERTDRISFPSYVSVDEINREIYVVDSGHGRIIIYTQDGYPLYILDKDNNVEAPTGLWIDEDGYIYLCQVRTKGEDRSRISIFDPCLKWVRDIFFKGFEEADKFRPRTVAVSKDKKIYVSGDGFKGVVVLDKNGAFSHIISPEDELLGIKDKADICVVYIDKNNRIYLLSEGYGRCFVYDKRENFLFKFGQKGGSTGKLSRPRGLGVDEAKHWIYIVDYMRHTISVYKYENGQYLFEIGGKGWGPGWFQYPQYVYVDQQQRLLVADTFNQRIQILKVNARETGEITKPKALTPGFQIKLTPEKSIK
- a CDS encoding DUF167 domain-containing protein, which gives rise to MPLQEAKKGVVIKVKVQPKAQQDEILGIKGGRLRLRVKAPPQNGKANQACISLLAKIMGITKKEIKLISGAKAREKMFFIQNMKLDDLKEKLGIP
- the ispF gene encoding 2-C-methyl-D-erythritol 2,4-cyclodiphosphate synthase; the encoded protein is MGRSNNYMRIGFGFDVHRLVEGRPLILGGVKIPFPKGLLGHSDGDALVHAVIDAVFGAMGKGDIGQHFPDTDLSLKGISSLKMLAKVQEMLQAQKFIIINLDATIVAEAPKLNPYFPKMRKEIAAVLGIPLECINLKAKTAEGLGYLGQGQGIAAYAVVLLRKRMSYESGGI
- the ispD gene encoding 2-C-methyl-D-erythritol 4-phosphate cytidylyltransferase, which translates into the protein MVTAIIVAAGEGKRMGEDIPKQFLLLKEKPILWHTLYAFQYSAAIDEILLVINPKWEQESNNIAKEFSKVKCVIFGGKTRQASVWAGLKTIKQTDIVLVHDGVRPFVSKNLIKRVIEGVYKWEAVVPALPVKETIKWVEGSVIKKTIPRDYLYSAQTPQGFKYLLLKEAYVQAQTRKWLFTDDASLLEKIGVRVHVVLGEPYNIKITTIEDLKWAEAIITCG
- a CDS encoding cytochrome c3 family protein, with product MKILGVRIIDHRLWAMGRHLLSSIFYCLLSICIFCFISSSAQAKVNCLKCHPQVRNQLSRGNVHKPLRKRNCTICHSTHASDQPHLLVKPTKELCLSCHKKAFKVKYPHMPVMEGDCDKCHAPHASPYTALLKKQEREICFDCHQKEKIFLGKKLHNPVKKCLSCHKAHGSNYPGLLNKPLKGLCFTCHQKTKIIVQHKGSALKGNFCLSCHNAHSSKKSHLLRTYAHSPYAKGQCQSCHLMQGKKVGKVKSDNRLLCLTCHPQVENADHFIYSHIQLTPGSNVCLDCHTPHLSDIKPSLKGSPKQICFSCHRDTKNRLLSNSPGFKYKHPEAKKGNCLVCHQGHGSNKLFLLKEGGINTCTSCHKRHARFTHPIGEKAIDPRCKTKMDCVTCHHPMGAKDIYNIIFDHREELCIQCHKIST